In Mus musculus strain C57BL/6J chromosome 14, GRCm38.p6 C57BL/6J, the following are encoded in one genomic region:
- the Gm3012 gene encoding predicted gene 3012 yields the protein MFSWLLRLCQKENGDEGETRPTEKEEGILSHEKGRRKSFLRRHRSARNTSTQNSKMTKKRSKINELEELKLDMRKISNDMEEMCGILNLYMYEDLNYRMNTEFNIIKSQHEKTMLDMDKMTQSIIISMKFSEELLKDNYSYSIKQKHRLRECTQLKEKVRILLNENRKLLVEQAGTQVSHGEEKRFCEEASKNICASSAKEQQV from the exons atgttttcctggctgctcaggctatgtcagaaagagaatggcgatgaaggagagaccagaccaacggagaaggaagagggaatcctttctcatgaaaaaggaagaaggaagtcattcttgagaaggcaca ggtctgctagaaatacttcaacccaaaattccaaaatgactaagaagagatcaaaaataaatgaactagaagaactgaaattagatatgaggaagatcagcaatgacatggaggaaatgtgtggaatcctgaacctttacatgtatgaggatttgaactacag gatgaacactgaattcaacatcattaaatcacaacatgagaagacaatgttggatatggatAAAATGACCCAGTCCATAATTATTTCCATGAAGTTCTCCGAGGAACTGTTaaaagataactattcctacag catcAAGCAGAAACACCGcctccgtgagtgcactcaactaaaggaaaaagtgaggatattactgaatgagaacagaaagctgctggtggagcaggctggaaCGCAAGTGTCccatggggaagaaaagaggttctgtgaggaggccagcaagaacatctgtgcctcaagtgccaaggagcagcag gtgtga